The Methanoculleus marisnigri JR1 genome window below encodes:
- a CDS encoding (Fe-S)-binding protein, with translation MAFDLSKCDFSRCRGECLVRCPYVSYDEDDAKRAMKSLIEGERHPILKECITCAACNDFCPLGADPWDLIARRQEETGVLGIPADAKPSSDWLTKPAVVIRRGKPGGALISAGGIYEVVPQAEFLTGQVFEDATVIGGGPYACGFTETHLGRASRPLKNLPQFIENLAKAAEEFGVDEIVFTHDACYNVATTLATQQGIEVPFRPVHILEHIRNWLRDHPDRIKNPLGLSVAVQGGCTTRYAPRGGDREIWSDWLADIFEMIGVESVEEKRTYTGDDRLCCGCGIFHTQHERAVDIQRKNIGDAAEAGAEELVFICPACISVMRATCRKMEIEPIYITQLVKQALGEELGPAGTAAFGYPVK, from the coding sequence ATGGCATTTGATCTATCGAAATGCGACTTCTCCCGCTGCAGGGGAGAATGTCTCGTCCGCTGCCCGTACGTATCGTACGACGAGGACGACGCAAAGAGAGCGATGAAGTCCCTGATAGAGGGAGAACGCCACCCGATCCTGAAAGAGTGCATCACCTGCGCAGCGTGCAACGATTTCTGCCCGCTGGGCGCCGACCCGTGGGACCTCATCGCACGGCGGCAGGAAGAGACGGGTGTTCTCGGCATCCCGGCGGACGCGAAGCCGTCGAGCGACTGGCTGACGAAACCGGCCGTAGTCATCCGGAGAGGAAAGCCGGGAGGGGCGCTGATCTCGGCCGGCGGGATTTACGAGGTGGTGCCCCAGGCGGAGTTCCTGACGGGGCAGGTGTTTGAGGACGCAACCGTCATCGGGGGAGGGCCGTACGCATGCGGGTTCACCGAGACCCACCTCGGCCGGGCGTCCCGGCCGCTGAAGAACCTCCCGCAGTTCATCGAGAATCTCGCGAAAGCGGCCGAAGAGTTCGGGGTCGACGAGATCGTCTTCACCCACGACGCCTGCTACAACGTGGCGACGACCCTCGCGACGCAGCAGGGGATCGAGGTGCCGTTCCGGCCGGTCCATATCCTCGAGCACATCAGGAACTGGCTGCGCGACCACCCCGACCGGATCAAAAACCCGCTCGGCCTCAGCGTCGCGGTGCAGGGCGGCTGCACGACGCGCTACGCCCCGAGAGGCGGGGACCGCGAGATCTGGTCGGACTGGCTCGCCGATATCTTCGAGATGATCGGTGTAGAGTCCGTCGAGGAGAAGCGGACGTATACGGGAGATGACCGGCTCTGCTGCGGGTGCGGGATCTTCCACACCCAGCACGAGCGAGCGGTCGATATCCAGCGTAAAAACATCGGCGATGCCGCCGAAGCCGGCGCCGAAGAACTCGTCTTCATCTGCCCGGCCTGCATCTCCGTGATGCGGGCGACCTGCCGGAAGATGGAGATCGAACCGATTTACATCACCCAACTCGTGAAACAGGCGCTGGGCGAGGAACTCGGCCCTGCCGGAACCGCCGCGTTCGGGTATCCGGTGAAGTAG
- a CDS encoding Mrp/NBP35 family ATP-binding protein — translation MAEADNTTKDAGQQQKNPLEKVAVSVRHVILVLSGKGGVGKSTVAANFAMALANHGYQTGLLDLDIHGPNIPKMLGIEETKLTSTNGTTIEPVYVVPALGVVSMAFLLPDKSTPVIWRGPMKMQAIKQFLADVNWGDLDYLVVDLPPGTGDEALSIIQLAPNVAGAVVVTTPQEVAVLDSTKAVKFIEKMDIKVLGIVENMSGMVCPHCGKEIDLFGQGGGKKAAKDLGVPYLGNIPLDPDVRRAGDEGRPFIVRRPGMSADNPTWEHVDRVMQAVLRSIGEAH, via the coding sequence ATGGCAGAAGCAGACAATACAACGAAGGATGCCGGACAGCAGCAGAAAAACCCGCTTGAAAAGGTCGCCGTGAGTGTCAGGCACGTTATCCTGGTGCTGAGCGGAAAGGGAGGCGTCGGGAAGAGCACGGTGGCCGCGAACTTTGCAATGGCGCTCGCGAACCACGGTTACCAGACGGGCCTTCTCGATCTCGATATCCACGGCCCCAACATCCCCAAGATGCTGGGCATCGAGGAGACGAAACTCACGTCGACGAACGGCACGACGATCGAACCGGTATACGTGGTGCCGGCACTCGGCGTCGTCTCGATGGCGTTTCTCCTGCCGGATAAGAGCACTCCTGTCATCTGGCGCGGTCCCATGAAGATGCAGGCCATCAAACAGTTCCTCGCGGATGTTAACTGGGGAGACCTTGACTACCTCGTGGTGGATCTGCCTCCGGGCACGGGAGACGAGGCGTTATCGATCATCCAGCTCGCCCCGAACGTTGCCGGTGCCGTTGTCGTGACGACGCCGCAGGAGGTTGCCGTCCTCGACTCGACGAAGGCCGTAAAATTCATTGAAAAGATGGATATCAAGGTTCTCGGCATCGTCGAGAACATGAGTGGCATGGTTTGCCCGCATTGCGGCAAGGAGATCGACCTCTTCGGACAGGGCGGGGGGAAGAAGGCTGCAAAAGACCTTGGCGTGCCGTACCTCGGCAATATCCCTCTGGATCCCGATGTGCGCAGGGCCGGTGACGAAGGACGCCCCTTCATCGTCCGGCGTCCGGGTATGAGCGCGGATAACCCCACGTGGGAGCATGTGGACAGGGTCATGCAGGCGGTTCTCCGCAGTATCGGAGAGGCGCATTAG
- a CDS encoding 4Fe-4S dicluster domain-containing protein, with protein sequence MSSDEKKMPKQFPWIIPFSCEGCGDCVEACPTGSIELVDLGKKIDKAWITNPETCIGCGKCADACVVGAVQMTSYVEKALERYREKTSPE encoded by the coding sequence ATGAGCAGCGACGAAAAAAAGATGCCTAAACAGTTCCCCTGGATCATCCCCTTCTCATGCGAGGGGTGCGGCGACTGCGTCGAGGCCTGTCCGACCGGCTCGATCGAGCTCGTGGATCTCGGAAAGAAGATCGACAAGGCCTGGATCACGAATCCGGAGACCTGCATCGGCTGCGGGAAGTGCGCCGATGCCTGCGTCGTCGGCGCCGTGCAGATGACGTCGTACGTCGAGAAGGCGCTCGAGCGCTACCGCGAGAAGACGAGCCCGGAGTAA
- the mch gene encoding methenyltetrahydromethanopterin cyclohydrolase — protein sequence MLSVNRTAMPAVRELIDRRDEHGIAVAEQENGATCIDCGVHVPGSYRAGALFVETCLAGLATTAITMGRVGDVPVPFLHLTVSRPALACLGSQKAGWVLKAGGYSAMASGPARALSLKPKNTYKMLGYRDTSRTGILALEADSLPDEEVTGFIAEKCGIEPENLYVLVAPTRSLVGSVQISGRVVTATLHKLEEKGYDVLRISHAAGRSPIAPIKRTGIEAMGTTNDCNIYYGSVSLVAEGYDPVFATLPSRTSPDYGRPFARVLKDAGYDFLKVDSLLAFSPAEVTVNDSESGEVHHFGRLNADVLLESFGFL from the coding sequence ATGCTCAGCGTAAACCGCACGGCGATGCCCGCCGTCAGAGAACTGATCGACCGCCGGGACGAACACGGGATCGCGGTCGCGGAGCAGGAGAACGGCGCAACGTGCATCGACTGCGGCGTGCACGTCCCCGGGAGTTACCGGGCGGGCGCCCTCTTCGTGGAGACCTGCCTTGCGGGGCTTGCGACGACGGCGATAACCATGGGCCGGGTGGGGGACGTGCCCGTCCCGTTCCTGCACCTCACCGTGAGCCGCCCCGCTCTCGCGTGCCTCGGTTCGCAGAAGGCGGGATGGGTGCTCAAGGCCGGGGGCTACTCCGCGATGGCTTCCGGTCCGGCGCGGGCGCTCTCCTTAAAGCCGAAAAATACCTACAAAATGCTTGGCTACCGCGACACATCCCGGACCGGCATCCTCGCGCTGGAGGCCGATTCCCTGCCCGACGAGGAGGTCACGGGCTTCATCGCGGAGAAGTGCGGCATCGAACCCGAAAACCTCTACGTCCTCGTCGCCCCGACCCGGAGCCTGGTCGGCTCGGTGCAGATCTCCGGCCGGGTCGTCACGGCGACCCTCCACAAACTCGAGGAGAAGGGATACGACGTCCTCCGGATCAGCCATGCGGCGGGCCGATCGCCGATCGCGCCCATAAAGCGGACCGGCATCGAGGCGATGGGGACGACCAACGACTGCAACATCTACTACGGCTCGGTCTCCCTCGTCGCGGAGGGCTACGACCCGGTCTTTGCGACCCTCCCCTCCCGGACCTCCCCCGACTACGGGAGGCCGTTTGCCCGGGTGCTCAAGGATGCCGGCTACGACTTCCTCAAGGTGGACTCGCTGCTTGCCTTCTCGCCGGCAGAGGTCACGGTGAACGATTCGGAGAGCGGCGAAGTCCATCACTTCGGCAGGCTGAATGCCGACGTGCTGCTTGAGTCGTTCGGGTTTCTGTAG
- a CDS encoding pyridoxamine 5'-phosphate oxidase family protein, which produces MVKFTKEMKEALRVPGKGGSLIYLCTSSRDGNPNIAAMRFVATHMDDKILIADMFLLKTKANIKENPEVAVTICHPLDEGRWWVFKGKAVDMEYGFPRDFDWYGANATDILNEWGNWNKAEPPDEVPPDIVFPKAVQRGVVVVHVEEAYSIEPGNVGEKVLTG; this is translated from the coding sequence ATGGTGAAGTTTACGAAGGAGATGAAAGAAGCCCTGCGGGTTCCCGGCAAGGGAGGGAGCCTGATCTACCTCTGCACGTCGAGCAGGGACGGCAACCCGAACATCGCCGCGATGCGGTTCGTCGCCACGCACATGGACGACAAGATCCTGATCGCCGATATGTTCCTCTTGAAGACGAAGGCGAACATCAAGGAGAACCCCGAGGTCGCGGTCACGATCTGCCACCCGCTCGACGAGGGGCGGTGGTGGGTCTTCAAAGGTAAGGCCGTGGACATGGAGTACGGGTTCCCGCGCGATTTCGACTGGTACGGCGCGAACGCGACGGATATCCTGAACGAGTGGGGGAACTGGAACAAGGCCGAACCGCCGGATGAGGTGCCGCCGGACATCGTCTTCCCGAAAGCCGTCCAGCGCGGGGTCGTGGTCGTGCATGTCGAGGAGGCCTACTCCATCGAGCCGGGGAACGTGGGAGAGAAGGTTCTAACGGGGTGA
- the thiM gene encoding hydroxyethylthiazole kinase, whose translation MPDNTREGSSARFVDGAIPAGLLAAVRSQRPLVHHITNGVTINDCANITICAGAAPVMAEAPEEVAGMVAAAGALVLNIGTLSAAQVEAMLIAGRRANELGIPVVLDPVGVGATEFRTATARKLLDTLDIAVLKGNAGEIGVLAGTGGSVRGVDSGGVAGDPVETARECARSTGTVVSMTGAVDVVTDGSRVFLVGNGNPAMDRLSGTGCMASSVTAAFVAVAEDYAVASAAALAAFGLAGEWGAAGARGPYTFRTALFDELAGLSPDDLAGHARIEER comes from the coding sequence ATGCCGGACAACACGAGAGAAGGCTCATCGGCACGCTTCGTGGACGGCGCGATCCCCGCCGGCCTCCTTGCCGCCGTGCGGTCACAGCGGCCGCTGGTGCATCACATCACGAACGGCGTCACGATCAACGACTGCGCGAACATAACCATCTGCGCCGGGGCCGCTCCGGTGATGGCCGAGGCCCCCGAGGAGGTTGCCGGGATGGTCGCGGCCGCCGGCGCTCTCGTCCTGAACATCGGGACGCTCTCGGCTGCGCAGGTCGAGGCCATGCTGATTGCCGGCCGCCGGGCAAACGAACTCGGTATCCCGGTCGTCCTCGACCCGGTCGGCGTCGGGGCGACGGAGTTCAGGACAGCGACCGCACGAAAACTCCTCGATACCCTCGATATCGCCGTCCTGAAAGGGAACGCCGGGGAGATCGGCGTCCTTGCCGGGACGGGCGGGAGCGTCCGGGGCGTGGATTCCGGCGGCGTTGCGGGAGACCCCGTCGAGACGGCGCGGGAGTGCGCACGCTCGACCGGAACCGTCGTATCGATGACGGGGGCGGTCGACGTTGTGACCGACGGTAGCAGGGTCTTCCTCGTCGGGAACGGCAACCCCGCGATGGACCGGCTCTCGGGGACGGGGTGCATGGCCTCCTCGGTCACCGCGGCGTTCGTCGCGGTCGCGGAAGATTACGCGGTCGCGTCGGCCGCGGCGCTCGCGGCCTTCGGCCTGGCCGGGGAGTGGGGCGCGGCAGGGGCACGCGGCCCCTACACGTTTCGGACGGCACTCTTCGACGAACTTGCCGGCCTTTCACCCGATGACCTTGCCGGGCATGCACGGATCGAGGAGCGCTGA